The Merismopedia glauca CCAP 1448/3 genome segment AAAATGTTGGAACAGCTTAGTCAACAGAGGCTTTCCCCTGAAAAATATCAACCAGTACCCAGACAAGATTTTGACTGCGATTTGATCGTAGTCGGTGGGGGAATTGTAGGTACAACATTAGTCGCAGCTTTAAAGCACTCTAAGCTCAAGGTAATTTTAGTTGAAGCTCAAGCCAAATCTGTTTCAGTGGCTCAAGGTAGAGCTTACGTTTTATCCTTGCTTTCTGGTCAAATTTTTGAAGGAATAGGGATTTGGAATCAAATTTCCGAACGAGTAACTACTTTTCAAGAAATTCAAATTTCAGATGCTGACGATCCAGGTATAGTACATTTTACCCCCCAAGAATTAGGACGTAATTGTTTGGGATATGCAGCAGAACATGGCGTTTTGCTCAACGCTCTACAGCAGCATATCCAAGATACGGCAAATATTACTTGGCTATGTCCAGCCAAAGTTGTCAAAATCGATTATCAGACTGACTCAGTAGCAGTTGAAGTCGAAATTAATGGAGAAAAGCGCCAGTTGCGATCGCGCTTAGTGGTAGCTGCTGATGGAGCTAAATCTCCGATGCGCCAAGCCGTAGGAATTAGAACTTATGGTTGGCGTTACTGGCAATCTTGCGTTGTAGCTACTATTAACACCGAATTCCCCCATCATAACGTTGCTTACGAGCGTTTTTGGTCAACAGGTCCGATGGGTGTGCTACCGTTATCTGGGAACCGTTGTCAGGTAGTTTGGACTGCACCTCATGGGGAAGCTCAAGCCTTAAAAGACCTAGAAGTAGGGCAATTTCTCCAGAAACTGGAGTATCATACTGGGGGCAAATTAGGCAAGTTGTCTTTAGTGGGGGAAAGGCATCTGTTTCCCGTACAACTACTGCAAAGCGATCGCTATACTCTAAACAGACTAGCTCTGATTGGCGATGCGGCTCACTGTTGCCATCCTGTCGCTGGACAAGGAATGAACATGGGAATTAGGGATGCAGCAGCGCTAGCTGAAGTCCTCACAACTGCCTATGACAAAGGTGAAGACATTGGCAGTCTAAAAGTTTTAAAACGCTACCAAACCTGGCGTAAACGAGAAAACCTCTGGATTCTTGCCTTTACAGACTTTCT includes the following:
- a CDS encoding FAD-dependent hydroxylase, yielding MLEQLSQQRLSPEKYQPVPRQDFDCDLIVVGGGIVGTTLVAALKHSKLKVILVEAQAKSVSVAQGRAYVLSLLSGQIFEGIGIWNQISERVTTFQEIQISDADDPGIVHFTPQELGRNCLGYAAEHGVLLNALQQHIQDTANITWLCPAKVVKIDYQTDSVAVEVEINGEKRQLRSRLVVAADGAKSPMRQAVGIRTYGWRYWQSCVVATINTEFPHHNVAYERFWSTGPMGVLPLSGNRCQVVWTAPHGEAQALKDLEVGQFLQKLEYHTGGKLGKLSLVGERHLFPVQLLQSDRYTLNRLALIGDAAHCCHPVAGQGMNMGIRDAAALAEVLTTAYDKGEDIGSLKVLKRYQTWRKRENLWILAFTDFLDRIFSNNWLPIVGLRRLGLWMLRFIPMLKIYSLKLMTGLKGRHPKIAVNPVNRAVSTEKC